A DNA window from Actinokineospora baliensis contains the following coding sequences:
- a CDS encoding alpha/beta hydrolase — protein sequence MRIGPNTLLPADRRRITLTTADGERLAGELALPQGPPRATVVIVHPNPTGGGSMDTHVIHKAAARLPALAGIATLRFNTRGTASESGTSTGTHDGGVAEAHDLAAALDFVADLPNVWLAGWSFGTDVVLMRGLHERVHGAFLLAPTMRRTQPEHLAAWAASGKPVRCVVPELDDYLRPAAAADRFAALPQAEIIPFPSCKHLFVGFADQALDSLVDFIAPDVPTPLSREWPDQTAEV from the coding sequence GTGCGGATCGGACCGAACACCCTGCTGCCCGCCGACAGGCGGCGGATCACCCTGACCACGGCCGACGGTGAGCGGCTCGCGGGGGAACTCGCGCTACCGCAGGGCCCACCGCGGGCGACCGTGGTCATCGTGCACCCCAACCCGACCGGCGGCGGGTCCATGGACACCCACGTGATCCACAAGGCCGCGGCCCGCCTGCCCGCCCTCGCCGGGATCGCCACCCTGCGGTTCAACACCCGCGGCACCGCAAGCGAATCCGGCACCAGCACCGGCACCCACGACGGCGGCGTCGCCGAGGCGCACGACCTGGCCGCCGCACTGGACTTCGTCGCGGACCTGCCCAACGTGTGGCTCGCGGGCTGGTCCTTCGGCACGGACGTCGTGCTGATGCGCGGCCTGCACGAGCGCGTGCATGGCGCCTTCCTCCTCGCCCCGACAATGCGGCGGACCCAACCAGAACACCTCGCCGCCTGGGCAGCCTCCGGCAAACCGGTCCGCTGCGTAGTCCCCGAACTCGACGACTACCTCCGCCCAGCAGCGGCGGCGGACCGCTTCGCCGCACTCCCGCAAGCCGAGATCATCCCCTTCCCGTCCTGCAAGCACCTGTTCGTCGGCTTCGCCGACCAAGCCCTCGACTCCCTGGTCGACTTCATCGCCCCGGACGTGCCGACGCCCTTGTCCCGCGAGTGGCCGGATCAGACCGCCGAGGTGTGA
- the mce gene encoding methylmalonyl-CoA epimerase yields the protein MREVLSTHVVAIDHVGVAVADLDEAIAFYRSHFGLEAVHQEVNTEQGVREAMLRAPGDDGSGTAIQLLAPLDEKSTIAKFIGRNGPGLQQLAYRVTDVDAAAAALRAAGMRVLYDEAKRGTSNSRVNFVHPKDAGGVLVELVEPAPEH from the coding sequence ATGCGCGAAGTGCTCTCCACCCACGTCGTCGCGATCGACCACGTCGGAGTCGCGGTTGCCGACCTGGACGAGGCGATCGCGTTCTACCGCTCGCACTTCGGCCTCGAGGCGGTGCACCAAGAGGTCAACACCGAGCAGGGCGTGCGCGAGGCGATGCTGCGCGCCCCCGGTGACGACGGCTCCGGCACCGCGATCCAGCTGCTCGCGCCGCTGGACGAGAAGTCCACGATCGCGAAGTTCATCGGCCGCAACGGCCCGGGGCTGCAGCAACTCGCCTATCGGGTGACGGACGTGGACGCCGCCGCCGCCGCGTTGCGGGCCGCCGGGATGCGGGTGCTCTACGACGAGGCGAAGCGCGGCACCTCGAACAGCCGGGTCAACTTCGTGCACCCGAAAGACGCGGGTGGCGTCCTGGTCGAACTGGTCGAACCCGCCCCCGAGCACTGA
- a CDS encoding peptide MFS transporter, with protein sequence MSTDAGVERESGFFGQPRGLANLFGTEMWERFSYYGMQAILLYYLYFSVEEGGLAIDKATAAGIVGAYGGSVYLATIAGSWVADRLFGPERTLFYSGVLILAGHVALAVLPGVAGVAAGLVCVAIGSGGLKATATTLVGALYAEDDDRRDAGFSIFYMGINLGALVGPLLTGLLQTRLGFHWGFGLAAVGMAVGLVQYTLGRKNLPESGKTVPNPVEGAAKARALGIIAAGALVVVALVVTGVVDADNLATIVTWVIAVAAVGLFAVLLLSRQVERVERQQVLAFIPMFLVSFGFWSLFQQQFTVLAIYAEERVDLDLFGFSIPPSWFNSVEPLFVVLLAPVFAALWVKLGDRQPSTPVKFALGVGAMGVAFLVMALLGFTKGDKVIPPLLLVLVLVIFVLGELCLSPVGLSLSTKLAPRAYTAQMVALFYLSLALGSSVAGALAEYYTEDSEPSYFGILGAVAIGLGVVMAALTPLVRRLMNGVR encoded by the coding sequence GTGAGTACGGATGCCGGGGTTGAGCGGGAGAGCGGGTTCTTCGGGCAGCCGCGGGGGTTGGCGAACCTGTTCGGGACCGAGATGTGGGAGCGCTTCTCCTATTACGGGATGCAGGCGATCCTGCTCTACTACCTGTACTTCTCCGTCGAAGAGGGCGGGTTGGCCATCGACAAGGCCACCGCTGCGGGGATTGTCGGGGCTTATGGCGGGTCCGTCTATCTAGCGACCATCGCGGGGTCTTGGGTCGCTGACCGGTTGTTCGGGCCGGAGCGGACCCTCTTCTACAGCGGTGTCCTCATCCTCGCGGGTCACGTCGCGCTGGCGGTGTTGCCTGGGGTGGCTGGTGTTGCTGCGGGTCTTGTTTGTGTCGCGATCGGGTCTGGGGGGCTCAAGGCGACTGCGACCACCCTTGTGGGTGCTCTTTATGCCGAGGATGACGATCGTCGGGATGCTGGGTTCTCGATCTTCTACATGGGGATCAACCTCGGCGCCCTCGTTGGGCCGCTGCTGACCGGTCTTCTGCAGACCCGGCTTGGTTTCCACTGGGGGTTCGGGCTCGCCGCGGTGGGGATGGCGGTGGGGCTGGTCCAGTACACGTTGGGGCGCAAGAACCTGCCCGAGTCCGGCAAGACCGTCCCCAACCCCGTCGAGGGTGCTGCCAAGGCGCGGGCTCTGGGGATCATCGCGGCGGGGGCTCTGGTGGTCGTCGCGCTGGTGGTGACCGGGGTGGTGGATGCGGACAACCTGGCCACGATCGTGACCTGGGTGATCGCGGTGGCCGCGGTGGGGTTGTTCGCGGTGCTGCTGCTCAGCCGCCAGGTGGAGCGGGTGGAGCGGCAGCAGGTGCTGGCGTTCATCCCGATGTTCCTGGTCAGCTTCGGGTTCTGGTCGCTGTTCCAGCAGCAGTTCACCGTGCTGGCGATCTACGCCGAGGAGCGGGTCGACCTCGACCTGTTCGGCTTCTCGATCCCGCCGTCGTGGTTCAACTCGGTGGAGCCACTGTTCGTGGTGCTGCTGGCGCCGGTGTTCGCCGCGCTGTGGGTCAAGCTGGGCGACCGGCAACCGTCCACTCCGGTCAAGTTCGCTCTCGGCGTCGGCGCGATGGGGGTGGCCTTCCTGGTGATGGCCCTGCTCGGCTTCACCAAGGGCGACAAGGTGATCCCGCCGCTGCTGCTGGTGCTCGTCCTGGTCATCTTCGTGCTGGGCGAACTCTGCCTGTCCCCGGTCGGCCTGTCGCTGTCGACGAAGTTGGCGCCGCGGGCGTACACGGCGCAGATGGTCGCCCTGTTCTACCTGTCGCTCGCGCTCGGCAGTTCCGTCGCGGGTGCGTTGGCCGAGTACTACACAGAGGACTCCGAGCCGTCGTACTTCGGCATCCTCGGTGCCGTCGCGATCGGGCTGGGTGTCGTCATGGCGGCGTTGACCCCGCTGGTGCGCAGGCTGATGAACGGTGTTCGCTAG
- a CDS encoding alpha/beta fold hydrolase has protein sequence MPPLLLFHAFPLDSRMWDGVRAELSAHVRLITPDQRGFGRAPLGEAVPSLDVVAADAIALLDSLAIERVVVGGCSMGGYVAMALLRHAPKRVAGLLLVDTKAPADTEEAAANRLAMAERAEREGIVPWLADTMLPVLGGTAVHGQVRGWLEEQSPKSVAWTQRAMAARPDSRDTLRGVTVDTLVVHGDADGLMPVSLGEEMAELARGSLVVLPGVGHLPPVEAPEAFAAAVVPWLASLS, from the coding sequence ATGCCCCCGTTGCTGCTGTTCCACGCGTTCCCGCTCGATTCGCGCATGTGGGACGGGGTGCGCGCGGAGCTGTCCGCCCACGTCCGGCTGATCACCCCGGATCAGCGCGGGTTCGGTCGCGCGCCACTAGGCGAGGCTGTCCCTTCACTGGACGTCGTCGCCGCGGACGCGATCGCGCTGCTGGACTCGCTGGCCATAGAGCGCGTAGTGGTCGGCGGGTGCTCTATGGGCGGGTACGTCGCGATGGCTCTCTTGCGGCACGCGCCTAAGCGCGTCGCCGGGTTGCTGCTCGTCGACACGAAGGCCCCCGCCGATACCGAGGAGGCCGCCGCGAACCGGCTCGCGATGGCTGAGCGCGCCGAGCGAGAGGGGATCGTGCCGTGGCTCGCGGACACGATGTTGCCTGTCCTGGGCGGCACTGCTGTGCACGGCCAGGTGCGCGGTTGGTTGGAGGAGCAGTCGCCTAAGAGCGTCGCGTGGACGCAGCGCGCGATGGCCGCTCGACCGGACTCTCGCGACACGCTGCGTGGGGTCACCGTCGACACCCTCGTCGTGCATGGCGACGCGGACGGTCTTATGCCGGTGTCGCTGGGGGAGGAGATGGCGGAGCTCGCGCGGGGGTCGCTAGTCGTCCTGCCAGGCGTAGGGCACCTGCCGCCGGTAGAGGCGCCTGAGGCGTTCGCCGCCGCCGTCGTGCCCTGGTTGGCGAGCCTGTCTTAG
- a CDS encoding GNAT family N-acetyltransferase gives MRVIRTERLSLRRVTEADLDLVLAVQGDPETTRFRPSGPADAAECERNLLTWLAHWDEHDFGYWVVEHNGAAVGLGGLQHSEFTGVRYLNLYYRFRPSAWGKGFAPEMGRAAVDWAAEHAPHLPVWIVTTVDNEPARRVADKLGFREFDQADYRGALSRFYTSAS, from the coding sequence ATGCGTGTTATCCGCACCGAACGGCTGAGCCTGCGCCGGGTCACCGAGGCCGACCTCGACCTGGTGCTCGCCGTCCAGGGCGACCCGGAGACCACCCGGTTTCGGCCGTCCGGACCGGCGGACGCGGCCGAATGCGAGCGGAACCTGCTGACCTGGCTGGCGCACTGGGACGAACACGACTTCGGCTACTGGGTCGTCGAACACAACGGCGCGGCGGTCGGCCTGGGCGGGTTGCAGCACAGCGAGTTCACCGGCGTGCGGTACCTGAACCTGTACTACCGCTTCCGCCCGTCGGCGTGGGGCAAGGGGTTCGCGCCGGAAATGGGACGGGCCGCTGTGGACTGGGCGGCCGAGCACGCGCCGCACCTGCCGGTGTGGATCGTGACCACAGTGGACAACGAACCAGCGCGACGGGTGGCAGACAAGCTCGGGTTCCGCGAGTTCGACCAAGCGGACTACCGAGGCGCCCTCTCGCGCTTCTACACCTCGGCAAGCTGA
- the cobT gene encoding nicotinate-nucleotide--dimethylbenzimidazole phosphoribosyltransferase, with translation MSTEFPHIPTPDAQAHREAVARHLTLTKPAGSLGRLEELGVWVAACQGQCPPKPFARPRVVVFAGDHGVAAHGVSAFPAEVTGQMVANFLTGGAAINVLAAVAGATVRVLDLGVDTDAEFPEQVTAHKVRRSSGSIDRTDALTDNEVYDAIAAGRAIADEEVDGGADLLVAGDMGIANTTPASIIIAALAGAEPVAVVGRGTGIDDQTWMRKAVAVRDGLRRARRVSANPVALLRTVGGADIAAMAAFLAQAAVRKTPVILDGLVSGAAALVAEELAPGASEWWVAGHKSVEPAHALVLEQLDLTPILDLDLRLGEGTGAVAALPLVTMAARVLGEMATFEGAGVTEGDIRLPAAVDVNGRNGGWR, from the coding sequence GTGAGCACCGAGTTCCCCCACATCCCGACCCCGGACGCCCAGGCGCACCGGGAGGCTGTGGCGCGCCACTTGACGCTCACCAAGCCCGCCGGGTCGCTGGGGCGGCTGGAGGAGCTGGGCGTCTGGGTCGCGGCGTGCCAGGGGCAGTGCCCGCCCAAGCCGTTCGCCAGGCCGCGGGTCGTCGTCTTCGCCGGGGACCACGGGGTCGCCGCGCACGGGGTGTCGGCGTTCCCGGCCGAGGTGACCGGGCAGATGGTGGCCAACTTCCTCACCGGCGGCGCCGCGATCAACGTGCTGGCCGCCGTCGCGGGCGCGACCGTGCGGGTGCTGGACCTGGGGGTGGACACCGACGCGGAGTTCCCCGAGCAGGTGACCGCGCACAAGGTCCGCCGCTCGTCCGGGTCGATCGACCGGACCGACGCGCTGACCGACAACGAGGTCTACGACGCGATCGCCGCGGGCAGGGCCATCGCCGACGAGGAGGTCGACGGCGGCGCGGACCTGCTGGTCGCGGGCGACATGGGGATCGCGAACACCACCCCGGCGTCGATCATCATCGCCGCGCTGGCAGGCGCGGAGCCGGTGGCCGTGGTCGGCAGGGGCACCGGCATCGACGACCAGACCTGGATGCGCAAGGCCGTGGCGGTCCGCGACGGGCTGCGCCGCGCGCGGCGGGTCAGCGCGAACCCGGTGGCGCTGCTGCGCACGGTCGGCGGCGCCGACATCGCCGCGATGGCCGCGTTCCTGGCCCAGGCGGCGGTCCGCAAGACCCCGGTGATCCTCGACGGCCTGGTCAGCGGGGCCGCCGCGCTGGTGGCCGAGGAGTTGGCGCCCGGTGCGTCGGAGTGGTGGGTGGCTGGCCACAAGTCGGTCGAGCCCGCGCACGCGCTCGTGCTGGAGCAGCTCGACCTGACGCCGATCCTGGACCTGGACCTGCGCCTGGGCGAGGGCACCGGAGCCGTCGCCGCGCTGCCGCTGGTGACCATGGCGGCCAGGGTGCTCGGGGAGATGGCGACCTTCGAGGGCGCGGGCGTCACCGAAGGCGACATCCGCCTGCCAGCCGCCGTCGACGTCAACGGCCGCAACGGCGGCTGGCGGTAA
- a CDS encoding branched-chain amino acid aminotransferase, translating to MTPTLPFTRTPNPSPATPERVAEVLARPGFGQFFTDHMVTITHTRDQGWHDAGVEPYRPITLDPSAMVLHYGQAIFEGLKAYRQPDGTIASFRPEANAARFNSSARRLAMPELPEDLFLESLRELVAADARWVPEQAEESLYLRPFMISTEAALGVRPSSEYLYVAIASPAGAYFAGGIKPVTVWLSTEYVRASPGGTGAAKFAGNYAASLVAQAQAAEKGCDQVVWLDAVERRWVEEMGGMNLFFVLGSGADARVVTPELSGALLPGITRDSLLTLAADLGYGVEERRISTEEWEKKAESGELTEVFACGTAAVITPVGHVKHAEGDFAISGGETGSVTTQLRETLTRLQRGETADTRGWLTTLA from the coding sequence ATGACGCCTACGCTGCCGTTCACGCGGACCCCGAACCCAAGCCCGGCGACCCCGGAGCGGGTTGCGGAGGTACTCGCCAGGCCGGGCTTCGGGCAGTTCTTCACCGACCACATGGTGACCATCACCCACACCCGCGACCAGGGGTGGCACGACGCCGGGGTCGAGCCGTACCGGCCGATCACCCTGGACCCGTCGGCGATGGTGCTGCACTACGGACAGGCGATCTTCGAAGGGCTCAAGGCCTACCGGCAGCCCGACGGCACGATCGCCTCCTTCCGGCCCGAGGCCAACGCCGCCCGGTTCAACTCCTCCGCCCGCCGCCTGGCGATGCCCGAGCTGCCCGAGGACCTGTTCCTCGAGTCGCTGCGCGAGCTCGTCGCCGCCGACGCCCGCTGGGTGCCCGAGCAGGCCGAGGAGTCGCTGTACCTGCGGCCGTTCATGATCTCCACGGAGGCCGCGCTCGGGGTGCGCCCCTCCAGCGAGTACCTGTACGTGGCCATCGCCTCCCCGGCGGGCGCCTACTTCGCGGGCGGCATCAAGCCGGTCACGGTGTGGCTGTCCACCGAGTACGTGCGCGCCTCGCCCGGCGGCACCGGCGCGGCCAAGTTCGCCGGCAACTACGCCGCGTCCCTGGTCGCCCAGGCGCAGGCGGCGGAGAAGGGCTGCGACCAGGTCGTGTGGCTCGACGCCGTCGAGCGCCGCTGGGTCGAGGAGATGGGCGGCATGAACCTGTTCTTCGTGCTGGGTTCCGGCGCCGACGCCAGGGTGGTGACCCCGGAGCTCTCCGGTGCGCTGCTGCCCGGCATCACCCGCGACTCGCTGCTGACCCTGGCCGCCGACCTGGGCTACGGGGTCGAGGAGCGGCGCATCTCCACCGAGGAGTGGGAGAAGAAGGCCGAGTCCGGTGAGCTGACCGAGGTGTTCGCCTGCGGCACGGCCGCGGTGATCACCCCCGTCGGCCACGTCAAGCACGCCGAGGGCGACTTCGCCATCAGCGGCGGCGAGACCGGCTCGGTCACCACGCAGTTGCGCGAGACCCTGACCCGGTTGCAGCGCGGCGAGACCGCCGACACCCGGGGCTGGCTGACCACCCTGGCCTGA
- a CDS encoding universal stress protein, whose protein sequence is MSTYQTVVVGTDGSDSSFRAVERAARIAADAGAVLVIASAYQPRSGREVERAQDALGADVAYQVVGSTPAEESVRGAAELARRVGATKVDTVVVAGEPVPALAEVVAERGADLLVIGNRGLNTLAGRILGSVPAEAARKSAVDVLIVHTT, encoded by the coding sequence ATGAGCACCTACCAGACCGTGGTCGTGGGGACCGACGGCTCCGACTCGTCCTTCCGCGCGGTCGAGCGGGCCGCGCGGATCGCCGCCGACGCCGGGGCCGTGTTGGTCATCGCCTCGGCGTACCAGCCGAGGTCCGGGCGCGAGGTCGAGCGGGCCCAGGACGCCCTCGGGGCCGATGTCGCCTACCAGGTCGTGGGGTCGACGCCCGCCGAGGAGTCGGTGCGCGGCGCCGCCGAGCTGGCCAGGCGGGTGGGCGCGACCAAGGTCGACACAGTGGTGGTGGCGGGCGAGCCGGTGCCGGCGTTGGCCGAGGTCGTCGCCGAGCGGGGGGCCGACCTGCTGGTGATCGGCAACCGCGGCCTCAACACCCTGGCCGGGCGCATCCTCGGGTCGGTCCCCGCCGAAGCCGCCCGCAAGTCGGCGGTCGACGTGCTGATCGTGCACACCACCTGA
- a CDS encoding acetyl-CoA C-acetyltransferase, which translates to MSGSVIVAGARTPIGRLLGSLKDFTGAQLGGVAIKAALERAGVRPEQVQYTIMGQVLTAGAGQIPARQAAVAAGIPMDVPALTINKVCLSGLDAIALADQLIRAGEFDIVVAGGQESMTQAPHLLPKSRSGFKYGDVTLVDHMAHDGLFCAFDQVAMGASTEKHNSRYGISREEQDAFSATSHQRAASAISSGRFADEIAPVSIPQRKGDPVVFDTDEGVRADTTAEGLAKLRPAFAPDGTITAGSASQISDGAAAVVVMSKAKAEELGLSWIAEIGAHGVVAGPDASLHEQPSNAIKAALAKQGITAADLDLVEINEAFAAVGVVSTKQLGVDPEIVNVNGGAIALGHPIGASGARLVVHLAYELKRRGGGVGAAGLCGGGGQGDALIISVPKA; encoded by the coding sequence GTGTCCGGATCCGTCATCGTCGCCGGGGCCCGTACCCCCATCGGTCGCCTGCTCGGCTCGCTCAAGGACTTCACCGGCGCGCAGCTGGGCGGGGTCGCCATCAAGGCCGCGCTGGAGCGGGCGGGTGTGCGACCGGAACAGGTGCAGTACACGATCATGGGCCAGGTCCTCACCGCGGGCGCGGGCCAGATCCCGGCGCGCCAAGCCGCCGTGGCCGCGGGCATCCCGATGGACGTCCCGGCGCTGACCATCAACAAGGTCTGCCTCTCCGGCCTCGACGCCATCGCGCTGGCCGACCAGCTGATCCGCGCTGGCGAGTTCGACATCGTGGTCGCGGGCGGCCAGGAGTCGATGACCCAGGCGCCGCACCTGCTGCCCAAGTCCCGCTCCGGCTTCAAGTACGGCGACGTCACCCTCGTCGACCACATGGCACACGACGGTCTCTTCTGCGCCTTCGACCAGGTCGCCATGGGCGCCTCCACCGAGAAGCACAACTCCCGCTACGGCATCAGCCGCGAGGAGCAGGACGCCTTCTCCGCCACCTCGCACCAGCGCGCCGCCTCGGCCATCTCCTCCGGCCGCTTCGCCGACGAGATCGCGCCGGTGAGCATCCCGCAGCGCAAGGGCGACCCGGTCGTGTTCGACACCGACGAGGGCGTGCGCGCCGACACCACCGCCGAGGGCCTGGCCAAGCTGCGCCCCGCGTTCGCCCCCGACGGCACCATCACCGCCGGGTCGGCCTCGCAGATCTCCGACGGCGCCGCCGCGGTCGTGGTGATGAGCAAGGCCAAGGCCGAGGAGCTCGGGCTGAGCTGGATCGCCGAGATCGGCGCGCACGGCGTCGTGGCCGGGCCGGACGCCAGCCTGCACGAGCAGCCGTCCAACGCGATCAAGGCGGCGCTGGCCAAGCAGGGCATCACCGCGGCCGACCTGGACCTGGTCGAGATCAACGAGGCGTTCGCCGCCGTCGGCGTGGTCTCCACCAAGCAGTTGGGCGTCGACCCGGAGATCGTCAACGTCAACGGCGGCGCCATCGCCCTGGGTCACCCGATCGGGGCGTCCGGGGCGCGGCTGGTGGTGCACCTGGCCTACGAGCTCAAGCGCCGCGGCGGCGGGGTCGGCGCGGCCGGTCTGTGCGGCGGCGGTGGCCAGGGCGACGCGCTGATCATCAGCGTCCCCAAGGCCTAG
- the ccrA gene encoding crotonyl-CoA carboxylase/reductase, translated as MQKILDAIQAGEFDAVGSLPVPEHYRGITVHADEAGMFDGMPSREKDPRRSLHLDEVATPELGPGEALVAVMASAINYNTVWTSIFEPVSTFKFLQRYGKLSPLAKRHDLPYHVVGSDLAGVVLRTGPGVHSWKPGDEVVAHCLSVELEGPDGHSDTMMDSEQRIWGFETNFGGLAELALVKSNQLMPKPAHLTWEEAASPGLVNSTAYRQLVSRNGAAMKQGDVVLIWGASGGLGSYATQFALNGGAIPVCVVSSKEKADIARKMGAELIIDRSAEGYRFWSDEHTQDPREWQRFGARIRELTGGEDPDIVFEHPGKETFGASVYVARRGGTIVTCASTSGFLHQYDNRYLWMNLKRIIGSHFANYRESWEANRLIDKGLIHPTVSKVYPLAETGQAALDVHHNAHQGKVGVLCLAPEEGLGVRDHAKRERHLTAINRFRGV; from the coding sequence GTGCAGAAGATCCTCGATGCGATCCAGGCTGGTGAGTTCGACGCCGTCGGGTCGCTGCCGGTGCCGGAGCACTACCGCGGGATCACCGTGCACGCCGACGAGGCGGGGATGTTCGACGGGATGCCGTCGAGGGAGAAGGACCCCAGGCGGTCGTTGCACCTCGACGAGGTGGCCACCCCGGAGCTCGGTCCCGGTGAGGCGCTGGTGGCGGTGATGGCCAGCGCGATCAACTACAACACCGTGTGGACCTCGATCTTCGAGCCGGTGTCGACGTTCAAGTTCTTGCAGCGGTACGGGAAGCTGTCGCCGCTGGCCAAGCGGCACGACCTGCCCTACCACGTGGTCGGCTCCGACCTCGCGGGCGTCGTGCTGCGGACCGGCCCCGGCGTGCACAGCTGGAAGCCCGGCGACGAGGTGGTCGCGCACTGCCTCAGCGTCGAGCTCGAGGGCCCGGACGGCCACAGCGACACGATGATGGACTCCGAGCAGCGCATCTGGGGTTTCGAGACCAACTTCGGCGGCCTGGCCGAGCTGGCCCTGGTCAAGTCCAACCAGCTCATGCCCAAGCCCGCCCACCTCACCTGGGAGGAGGCCGCCTCGCCGGGGCTGGTCAACTCCACCGCCTACCGGCAACTGGTCTCCCGCAACGGCGCCGCGATGAAGCAGGGCGACGTCGTGCTGATCTGGGGCGCCTCCGGCGGCCTCGGCTCCTACGCGACCCAGTTCGCCCTCAACGGCGGCGCGATCCCGGTGTGCGTGGTCTCCAGCAAGGAGAAGGCCGACATCGCGCGGAAGATGGGCGCCGAGCTGATCATCGACCGCAGCGCGGAGGGCTACCGGTTCTGGAGCGATGAGCACACCCAGGACCCGCGCGAGTGGCAGCGCTTCGGCGCGCGCATCCGCGAGCTCACCGGCGGCGAGGACCCCGACATCGTCTTCGAGCACCCCGGCAAGGAGACCTTCGGCGCCTCGGTCTACGTCGCCCGCCGCGGCGGCACGATCGTCACCTGCGCGTCCACCTCCGGGTTCCTGCACCAGTACGACAACAGGTACCTGTGGATGAACCTGAAGCGGATCATCGGCTCGCACTTCGCCAACTACCGCGAGTCCTGGGAAGCGAACCGGTTGATCGACAAGGGCTTGATCCACCCGACGGTGTCCAAGGTGTACCCGTTGGCCGAGACCGGGCAGGCCGCGCTGGACGTGCACCACAACGCGCACCAGGGCAAGGTCGGCGTGCTCTGCCTGGCCCCCGAGGAGGGCCTCGGCGTGCGCGACCACGCCAAGCGGGAGCGGCACCTGACCGCCATCAACCGCTTCCGGGGCGTCTGA
- a CDS encoding chromosome segregation protein produces the protein MGLGDERDLVPLGAGFDITKRGYSRAQVEEHLERLDAELQLLHGDRNAAVSQATDLAKQLESARGEMSDLRGQIDRLSQPPTTLEGLSERLQRMLRLATEEAQETRSRAEADAGHLRAKAEADASALRQRYEKLIAELDARRAEMEAEHRGVVDKARTDAEQTVARARSEAARIEAESEQRRTTVEEDFDIAMSARRTEAMRSLAEQEATSKSEAERRVREATEEANRRRHDAATEATARLQEATTEAHRRVREATEEANRRINHAAQRVAALRGLRSRIADQLHSARDLIADAHVQLADAAPVLDPLPEERATPKTIDGSPADESPTQAMKAVVGPPKEHWEPAEVEPERAPAAPLGRPAESPDAAASPADRTQKLARPGAAPKRPAGRR, from the coding sequence ATGGGCTTGGGTGACGAACGCGATCTTGTGCCGCTGGGTGCCGGTTTCGACATCACCAAGCGGGGCTACAGCCGCGCGCAGGTGGAAGAGCACTTGGAGCGGCTCGACGCGGAGTTGCAGCTGCTGCACGGCGACCGCAACGCCGCCGTGTCGCAGGCGACCGACCTCGCCAAGCAGCTGGAGTCCGCGCGCGGCGAGATGAGCGACCTGCGCGGGCAGATCGACCGGCTCTCCCAGCCGCCCACCACGCTCGAAGGGTTGAGCGAGCGGCTGCAGCGGATGCTGCGACTGGCGACGGAGGAAGCGCAGGAGACGCGCTCGCGCGCCGAAGCCGACGCCGGGCACCTGCGCGCCAAGGCCGAGGCGGACGCGAGCGCGCTGCGGCAGCGCTACGAGAAGCTCATCGCCGAGCTCGACGCGCGCCGCGCCGAGATGGAAGCCGAGCACCGGGGCGTGGTCGACAAGGCTCGCACCGACGCCGAGCAGACCGTCGCGCGGGCCAGGTCCGAGGCGGCGCGCATCGAGGCCGAGTCCGAGCAGCGGCGCACCACGGTCGAGGAAGACTTCGACATCGCGATGTCCGCCCGCCGCACCGAGGCGATGCGGTCGCTGGCCGAGCAGGAGGCCACCAGCAAGTCCGAGGCCGAACGGCGCGTCCGCGAAGCCACCGAAGAGGCCAACCGCCGCCGCCACGACGCCGCGACCGAGGCGACCGCGCGGCTGCAGGAAGCCACCACCGAGGCCCACCGCCGCGTCCGCGAGGCCACGGAGGAGGCGAACCGCCGGATCAACCACGCCGCCCAGCGCGTGGCGGCCCTGCGGGGGCTGCGCTCGCGCATCGCCGACCAGCTGCACTCGGCGCGCGACCTCATCGCTGACGCGCACGTCCAGCTCGCGGATGCGGCGCCGGTCCTTGATCCGCTCCCTGAGGAGCGGGCGACCCCGAAGACGATTGACGGTTCTCCGGCTGATGAGTCGCCTACGCAGGCGATGAAGGCTGTGGTTGGGCCGCCGAAGGAGCATTGGGAGCCTGCGGAGGTTGAGCCGGAGCGGGCGCCTGCTGCGCCGCTTGGGCGGCCTGCGGAGTCGCCGGATGCTGCTGCTTCGCCTGCGGATCGGACGCAGAAGTTGGCGCGGCCGGGGGCGGCGCCTAAGCGGCCTGCTGGGCGGCGTTAG